The following proteins come from a genomic window of Proteinivorax hydrogeniformans:
- a CDS encoding DUF441 domain-containing protein, which yields MFGEGMLILIAIMALAVFTQNQSVAYAVAILLVLKLLRLNSAIEWLDEQGLKWSIIFLTAAILAPFASGKVSISEIYSNIKTPVGITALLMGCFATYLAREGVNMMDTRPDLVPALIGGTIIGVSFFQGVAVGPLVASGILAFIFSIVNRFFN from the coding sequence ATGTTTGGAGAAGGAATGCTTATTTTAATTGCCATCATGGCATTGGCAGTTTTTACCCAGAATCAGTCAGTTGCTTATGCAGTTGCCATATTGCTAGTTCTAAAACTACTCCGGCTTAATAGCGCCATCGAATGGTTAGATGAGCAAGGTCTTAAATGGTCGATAATTTTTTTAACTGCAGCAATTTTGGCACCCTTTGCCTCTGGAAAGGTTTCTATTTCTGAGATTTATTCCAACATAAAAACTCCAGTTGGAATCACCGCTTTGTTGATGGGTTGCTTCGCCACTTACTTAGCTAGAGAAGGTGTTAACATGATGGATACTCGTCCTGACTTAGTCCCTGCCCTAATAGGCGGAACGATAATCGGGGTTTCTTTTTTTCAAGGTGTTGCTGTAGGGCCGTTAGTAGCCAGCGGGATTTTGGCATTTATATTTAGTATAGTAAACCGCTTTTTTAACTAA